The Mustela lutreola isolate mMusLut2 chromosome 3, mMusLut2.pri, whole genome shotgun sequence genome includes a region encoding these proteins:
- the MAPK15 gene encoding mitogen-activated protein kinase 15 isoform X1, with protein sequence MCAAEVDHHVAQRYLLKRRLGKGAYGIVWKAVDRRTGEVVAIKKIFDAFRDKTDAQRTFREITLLQELGDHPNIIRLLDVIRAENDRDIYLVFESMDTDLNAVICKGRLLKDTHKRYIIYQLLRATKFIHSGHVIHRDQKPSNVLLDSSCLVKLCDFGLARSLGDLPEGPEGQALTDYVATRWYRAPEVLLSSSWYTPGVDMWSLGCILGEMLRGRPLFPGTSTLHQLELILETIPPPSKEGAPGPTPCSVHPPADLLALGSSYSASILPCLRAWPRQPLDTLLPPDTPPEALDLLRGLLVFAPDKRLSAAQALQHPYVQRFHCPAREWTLDSAVRLPVLEGVQLSAPEYRSRVYQMILERRANSRVPREKGVGGTPPGAEPGAPPPQAHLLRASAAPPPAPGSSTRNPGRRPQSGPTQRAAPDVACGAKNLPRQNSAPLLQPPPPRGLGRGERPPGATPEAPSWVKPSGKGAAPSLARQAAAQVAIQALVRSDGNPGRELRASGAQRVPRGLPADGRPEPRPGRRMFSASASQGVQDAARAALGGYSQAYGTVCRSALGRLPLLLGPRA encoded by the exons ATGTGCGCGGCGGAGGTGGACCACCACGTAGCCCAGCGATACCTGCTCAAGAGGCGGCTGGGGAAAGGG GCCTATGGCATCGTGTGGAAGGCAGTGGATAGGAGGACTGGCGAGGTCGTGGCCATCAAGAAAATCTTCGATGCCTTTAGAGATAAGACGGATGCGCAG AGAACGTTCCGGGAAATCACGCTGCTCCAG GAACTGGGGGACCATCCCAACATCATCCGCCTCCTGGATGTGATCCGGGCGGAGAATGACAGGGACATTTACCTCGTGTTTGAGTCTATGG ACACAGATCTGAACGCCGTCATCTGTAAGGGCAGGCTGCTGAAGGACACCCACAAACGCTACATCATCTACCAGCTGCTGCGGGCCACCAAGTTCATCCACTCGGGACATGTCATCCACCGGGACCAGAAG CCGTCCAACGTTCTCCTGGACTCCAGCTGCTTGGTGAAGCTCTGCGACTTTGGTCTCGCCCGCTCCCTTGGTGACCTCCCTGAGGGGCCTGAGGGCCAGGCCCTGACAGATTACGTGGCCACGCGCTGGTACCGGGCTCCCGAGGTGCTGCTGTCCTCCAGCTG GTACACCCCCGGGGTGGACATGTGGAGTCTGGGCTGCATCCTGGGAGAGATGCTGCGGGGAAGGCCCCTGTTCCCAGGCACGTCCACGCTGCACCAGCTGGAGCTCATCCTGGAGACCATCCCGCCGCCGTCCAAGGAGG GCGCTCCCGGTCCCACCCCATGTTCCGTCCACCCACCTGCAGACCTCCTGGCTCTTGGCTCAAGCTACAGTGCCTCGATCCTGCCCTGCCTACGGGCCTG GCCACGGCAGCCGCTGGACACCCTCCTGCCGCCAGACACACCCCCGGAGGCCTTGGATCTCCTCAGGGGCCTCCTGGTATTTGCCCCGGACAAGCGGCTCAGCGCAGCCCAGGCACTGCAGCACCCCTACGTGCAGAG GTTCCACTGCCCGGCCCGTGAGTGGACCCTGGATTCGGCTGTGCGGCTCCCAGTGCTCGAAGGAGTTCAGCTCTCAGCCCCCGAGTATCGCAGCCGCGTCTATCAG ATGATCCTGGAGCGCAGGGCCAACAGCCGGGTTCCCAGAGAGAAAGGCGTGGGGGGCACACCCCCGGGCGCAGAGCCCggcgcccccccgccccaggcgcACCTGCTCAGAGCCAGCGCCGCCCCTCCGCCCGCCCCGGGCTCTTCCACGCGGAACCCCGGACGCAGACCTCAGAGCGGCCCGACTCAGCGGGCCGCGCCGG ACGTTGCCTGCGGAGCCAAGAACCTTCCGCGGCAGAACTCGGCCCCTCTGCTCCAGCCTCCGCCCCCACGAGGTCTCGGGAGAGGGGAGAGGCCCCCTGGGGCGACGCCGGAGGCCCCCTCGTGG GTGAAGCCCAGTGGCAAGGGGGCGGCGCCCTCCCTCGCCAGGCAGGCCGCCGCCCAGGTGGCCATCCAGGCCCTAGTCCGGAGCGACGGGAACCCGGGCCGAGAGCTGCGCGCCAGCGGCGCGCAACGG GTCCCTCGCGGGCTTCCCGCGGACGGACGGCCGGAGCCCCGGCCCGGCCGGAGGATGTTCAGCGCCTCGGCCTCGCAGGGGGTCCAGGACGCCGCAAGGGCTGCGCTCGGGGGCTACTCTCAAGCGTACGGTACCGTCTGCCGCTCGGCACTGGGCCGCCTGCCGCTGCTCCTGGGTCCCCGCGCCTAA
- the MAPK15 gene encoding mitogen-activated protein kinase 15 isoform X2 has translation MCAAEVDHHVAQRYLLKRRLGKGAYGIVWKAVDRRTGEVVAIKKIFDAFRDKTDAQRTFREITLLQELGDHPNIIRLLDVIRAENDRDIYLVFESMDTDLNAVICKGRLLKDTHKRYIIYQLLRATKFIHSGHVIHRDQKPSNVLLDSSCLVKLCDFGLARSLGDLPEGPEGQALTDYVATRWYRAPEVLLSSSWYTPGVDMWSLGCILGEMLRGRPLFPGTSTLHQLELILETIPPPSKEDLLALGSSYSASILPCLRAWPRQPLDTLLPPDTPPEALDLLRGLLVFAPDKRLSAAQALQHPYVQRFHCPAREWTLDSAVRLPVLEGVQLSAPEYRSRVYQMILERRANSRVPREKGVGGTPPGAEPGAPPPQAHLLRASAAPPPAPGSSTRNPGRRPQSGPTQRAAPDVACGAKNLPRQNSAPLLQPPPPRGLGRGERPPGATPEAPSWVKPSGKGAAPSLARQAAAQVAIQALVRSDGNPGRELRASGAQRVPRGLPADGRPEPRPGRRMFSASASQGVQDAARAALGGYSQAYGTVCRSALGRLPLLLGPRA, from the exons ATGTGCGCGGCGGAGGTGGACCACCACGTAGCCCAGCGATACCTGCTCAAGAGGCGGCTGGGGAAAGGG GCCTATGGCATCGTGTGGAAGGCAGTGGATAGGAGGACTGGCGAGGTCGTGGCCATCAAGAAAATCTTCGATGCCTTTAGAGATAAGACGGATGCGCAG AGAACGTTCCGGGAAATCACGCTGCTCCAG GAACTGGGGGACCATCCCAACATCATCCGCCTCCTGGATGTGATCCGGGCGGAGAATGACAGGGACATTTACCTCGTGTTTGAGTCTATGG ACACAGATCTGAACGCCGTCATCTGTAAGGGCAGGCTGCTGAAGGACACCCACAAACGCTACATCATCTACCAGCTGCTGCGGGCCACCAAGTTCATCCACTCGGGACATGTCATCCACCGGGACCAGAAG CCGTCCAACGTTCTCCTGGACTCCAGCTGCTTGGTGAAGCTCTGCGACTTTGGTCTCGCCCGCTCCCTTGGTGACCTCCCTGAGGGGCCTGAGGGCCAGGCCCTGACAGATTACGTGGCCACGCGCTGGTACCGGGCTCCCGAGGTGCTGCTGTCCTCCAGCTG GTACACCCCCGGGGTGGACATGTGGAGTCTGGGCTGCATCCTGGGAGAGATGCTGCGGGGAAGGCCCCTGTTCCCAGGCACGTCCACGCTGCACCAGCTGGAGCTCATCCTGGAGACCATCCCGCCGCCGTCCAAGGAGG ACCTCCTGGCTCTTGGCTCAAGCTACAGTGCCTCGATCCTGCCCTGCCTACGGGCCTG GCCACGGCAGCCGCTGGACACCCTCCTGCCGCCAGACACACCCCCGGAGGCCTTGGATCTCCTCAGGGGCCTCCTGGTATTTGCCCCGGACAAGCGGCTCAGCGCAGCCCAGGCACTGCAGCACCCCTACGTGCAGAG GTTCCACTGCCCGGCCCGTGAGTGGACCCTGGATTCGGCTGTGCGGCTCCCAGTGCTCGAAGGAGTTCAGCTCTCAGCCCCCGAGTATCGCAGCCGCGTCTATCAG ATGATCCTGGAGCGCAGGGCCAACAGCCGGGTTCCCAGAGAGAAAGGCGTGGGGGGCACACCCCCGGGCGCAGAGCCCggcgcccccccgccccaggcgcACCTGCTCAGAGCCAGCGCCGCCCCTCCGCCCGCCCCGGGCTCTTCCACGCGGAACCCCGGACGCAGACCTCAGAGCGGCCCGACTCAGCGGGCCGCGCCGG ACGTTGCCTGCGGAGCCAAGAACCTTCCGCGGCAGAACTCGGCCCCTCTGCTCCAGCCTCCGCCCCCACGAGGTCTCGGGAGAGGGGAGAGGCCCCCTGGGGCGACGCCGGAGGCCCCCTCGTGG GTGAAGCCCAGTGGCAAGGGGGCGGCGCCCTCCCTCGCCAGGCAGGCCGCCGCCCAGGTGGCCATCCAGGCCCTAGTCCGGAGCGACGGGAACCCGGGCCGAGAGCTGCGCGCCAGCGGCGCGCAACGG GTCCCTCGCGGGCTTCCCGCGGACGGACGGCCGGAGCCCCGGCCCGGCCGGAGGATGTTCAGCGCCTCGGCCTCGCAGGGGGTCCAGGACGCCGCAAGGGCTGCGCTCGGGGGCTACTCTCAAGCGTACGGTACCGTCTGCCGCTCGGCACTGGGCCGCCTGCCGCTGCTCCTGGGTCCCCGCGCCTAA
- the LOC131827781 gene encoding uncharacterized protein LOC131827781 isoform X2 → MDVVRTSSSWISKVVPSLLLPAWAVGSGASLSQPAEAGVGIAFGACGGLWTLGILLFVTLFLTNRGRAQRFLRGQPWLWELTHIVAWTWAFHVGLTVNLVWVWYRFQGLDRSQRTLWTDRLSWILLTFLPTVPLAVVITVSAVLLIKGRVSFQLSVPARSHGKKGASGTLEENVVLASPALGGATCEP, encoded by the exons ATGGACGTGGTCCGCACCTCCAGCTCCTGGATCTCTAAAGTCGtcccctctctcctgctgcccGCGTGGGCTGTGGGCTCAG GGGCGTCTCTGAGCCAGCCTGCGGAGGCTGGCGTGGGCATCGCCTTCGGGGCCTGCGGGGGCCTCTGGACACTGGGCATCCTTCTGTTTGTCACCCTCTTCCTCACAAACAGAG GGAGGGCACAGCGCTTCCTGCGGGGGCAGCCGTGGCTGTGGGAGCTGACACACATCGTGGCCTGGACCTGGGCATTCCACGTGGGGCTGACCGTAAACCTGGTGTGGGTCTGGTACAGGTTCCAAG GGCTTGACCGCAGCCAGAGGACGCTCTGGACAGACAGACTCTCCTGGATCTTGCTCACGTTCCTGCCCACCGTCCCCTTGGCTGTGGTGATCACCGTCAGTGCTGTGCTTCTGATCAAGGGGCGAG TGTCTTTCCAGCTCAGTGTTCCCGCCAGGAG CCATGGGAAGAAGGGAGCGTCGGGGACACTGGAGGAGAACGTGGTGCTcgccagccctgccctgggaggAGCCACCTGCGAGCCATGA
- the CCDC166 gene encoding coiled-coil domain-containing protein 166, with translation MAPKKKRGPGAGRRPGAAGDGAEPRLSERGQYLQREHGLLSEQLRACEARVDHVLRENAGLDREAARLREENRLYASYVSARAQRCARAVVRLDEQNRVDLTQIHWQRAELASLYRGREDGVRAQLLDMEARAARMARQVQELRPYKELQLEQLARIRALERELLHMRVEHTQLLHRVKGRFLEDKAAFEREARQRVQSLARRAEREAARALVLHTQAVRADNARLRRELLRLLRWAQLLHDTRRRLLEQREQLRREHEDTRDLARVHGWLRRGRDGPPLWQPPPPPASRPGSFAPSTAPSSVAPRAPSRAGPGIPSQAPSKAGSRVPSQHSSRAGSRVASLVPPHRGSRDPALTPSRPGSRVSSRFSLPGPAHSATPSAQPVPGPGSSRPAVEGDGGR, from the exons ATGGCGCCCAAGAAGAAGCGCGGGCCCGGCGCGGGGCGGCGGCCGGGCGCGGCGGGAGACGGCGCCGAGCCGCGGCTGTCGGAGCGCGGGCAGTACCTGCAGCGCGAGCACGGGCTGCTGTCGGAGCAGCTGCGCGCCTGCGAGGCGCGCGTGGACCACGTGCTGCGGGAGAACGCGGGCCTGGACCGCGAGGCCGCGCGCCTGCGCGAGGAGAACCGGCTCTACGCCAGCTACGTGAGCGCGCGCGCGCAGCGCTGCGCCCGGGCCGTCGTGCGGCTGGACGAGCAGAACCGCGTGGACCTGACGCAGATCCACTGGCAGCGGGCCGAGCTGGCCTCGCTGTACCGCGGGCGCGAGGACGGCGTGCGCGCGCAGCTGCTGGACATGGAGGCGCGCGCGGCGCGGATGGCGCGCCAGGTGCAGGAGCTGCGGCCCTACAAG GAGCTGCAGCTGGAGCAGTTGGCGCGGATCCGCGCGCTGGAGCGCGAGCTGCTGCACATGCGCGTGGAGCACACGCAGCTGCTGCACCGCGTCAAGGGCCGTTTCCTGGAGGACAAGGCGGCCTTCGAGCGCGAGGCGCGGCAGCGGGTGCAGTCCCTGGCGCGGCGCGCGGAGCGGGAGGCGGCGCGCGCGCTCGTCCTGCACACGCAGGCCGTCCGGGCTGACAACGCGCGCCTGCGGCGGGAGCTCCTGCGGCTCCTGCGCTGGGCCCAGCTGCTGCACGACACGCGGCGCCGGCTTCTGGAGCAGCGGGAGCAGCTGCGGCGCGAGCACGAGGACACCCGGGACCTGGCGCGGGTGCATGGCTGGCTGCGCCGCGGCCGCGACGGACCGCCGCTGtggcagccgccgccgccgcccgcctcgCGCCCCGGGTCCTTCGCCCCCTCCACAGCGCCATCGAGCGTGGCTCCTCGGGCCCCGTCGCGCGCGGGCCCCGGGATCCCATCGCAGGCCCCGTCGAAGGCCGGTTCCCGGGTTCCATCCCAGCACTCATCGCGCGCGGGCTCCCGGGTCGCGTCCCTGGTCCCGCCGCACCGGGGCTCCCGGGACCCGGCCTTGACCCCGTCCCGCCCGGGCTCCCGGGTCTCTTCGAGGTTCTCCTTACCTGGGCCCGCACACAGCGCGACTCCCTCCGCTCAGCCTGTCCCGGGCCCAGGCTCTTCCCGTCCCGCGGTCGAGGGAGACGGCGGGCGCTGA
- the LOC131827781 gene encoding uncharacterized protein LOC131827781 isoform X3: MDVVRTSSSWISKVVPSLLLPAWAVGSGASLSQPAEAGVGIAFGACGGLWTLGILLFVTLFLTNRGLDRSQRTLWTDRLSWILLTFLPTVPLAVVITVSAVLLIKGRAMGRRERRGHWRRTWCSPALPWEEPPASHETKTKHQEIREAGTAANPVPLEPSLGTRD; the protein is encoded by the exons ATGGACGTGGTCCGCACCTCCAGCTCCTGGATCTCTAAAGTCGtcccctctctcctgctgcccGCGTGGGCTGTGGGCTCAG GGGCGTCTCTGAGCCAGCCTGCGGAGGCTGGCGTGGGCATCGCCTTCGGGGCCTGCGGGGGCCTCTGGACACTGGGCATCCTTCTGTTTGTCACCCTCTTCCTCACAAACAGAG GGCTTGACCGCAGCCAGAGGACGCTCTGGACAGACAGACTCTCCTGGATCTTGCTCACGTTCCTGCCCACCGTCCCCTTGGCTGTGGTGATCACCGTCAGTGCTGTGCTTCTGATCAAGGGGCGAG CCATGGGAAGAAGGGAGCGTCGGGGACACTGGAGGAGAACGTGGTGCTcgccagccctgccctgggaggAGCCACCTGCGAGCCATGAAACCAAGACAAAGCACCAAGAAATCCGGGAGGCTGGCACGGCTGCAAACCCCGTGCCCCTGGAGCCCTCACTTGGCACCAGAGATTAA
- the MAPK15 gene encoding mitogen-activated protein kinase 15 isoform X4, with product MCAAEVDHHVAQRYLLKRRLGKGAYGIVWKAVDRRTGEVVAIKKIFDAFRDKTDAQRTFREITLLQELGDHPNIIRLLDVIRAENDRDIYLVFESMDTDLNAVICKGRLLKDTHKRYIIYQLLRATKFIHSGHVIHRDQKPSNVLLDSSCLVKLCDFGLARSLGDLPEGPEGQALTDYVATRWYRAPEVLLSSSWYTPGVDMWSLGCILGEMLRGRPLFPGTSTLHQLELILETIPPPSKEDLLALGSSYSASILPCLRAWGLLVFAPDKRLSAAQALQHPYVQRFHCPAREWTLDSAVRLPVLEGVQLSAPEYRSRVYQMILERRANSRVPREKGVGGTPPGAEPGAPPPQAHLLRASAAPPPAPGSSTRNPGRRPQSGPTQRAAPDVACGAKNLPRQNSAPLLQPPPPRGLGRGERPPGATPEAPSWVKPSGKGAAPSLARQAAAQVAIQALVRSDGNPGRELRASGAQRVPRGLPADGRPEPRPGRRMFSASASQGVQDAARAALGGYSQAYGTVCRSALGRLPLLLGPRA from the exons ATGTGCGCGGCGGAGGTGGACCACCACGTAGCCCAGCGATACCTGCTCAAGAGGCGGCTGGGGAAAGGG GCCTATGGCATCGTGTGGAAGGCAGTGGATAGGAGGACTGGCGAGGTCGTGGCCATCAAGAAAATCTTCGATGCCTTTAGAGATAAGACGGATGCGCAG AGAACGTTCCGGGAAATCACGCTGCTCCAG GAACTGGGGGACCATCCCAACATCATCCGCCTCCTGGATGTGATCCGGGCGGAGAATGACAGGGACATTTACCTCGTGTTTGAGTCTATGG ACACAGATCTGAACGCCGTCATCTGTAAGGGCAGGCTGCTGAAGGACACCCACAAACGCTACATCATCTACCAGCTGCTGCGGGCCACCAAGTTCATCCACTCGGGACATGTCATCCACCGGGACCAGAAG CCGTCCAACGTTCTCCTGGACTCCAGCTGCTTGGTGAAGCTCTGCGACTTTGGTCTCGCCCGCTCCCTTGGTGACCTCCCTGAGGGGCCTGAGGGCCAGGCCCTGACAGATTACGTGGCCACGCGCTGGTACCGGGCTCCCGAGGTGCTGCTGTCCTCCAGCTG GTACACCCCCGGGGTGGACATGTGGAGTCTGGGCTGCATCCTGGGAGAGATGCTGCGGGGAAGGCCCCTGTTCCCAGGCACGTCCACGCTGCACCAGCTGGAGCTCATCCTGGAGACCATCCCGCCGCCGTCCAAGGAGG ACCTCCTGGCTCTTGGCTCAAGCTACAGTGCCTCGATCCTGCCCTGCCTACGGGCCTG GGGCCTCCTGGTATTTGCCCCGGACAAGCGGCTCAGCGCAGCCCAGGCACTGCAGCACCCCTACGTGCAGAG GTTCCACTGCCCGGCCCGTGAGTGGACCCTGGATTCGGCTGTGCGGCTCCCAGTGCTCGAAGGAGTTCAGCTCTCAGCCCCCGAGTATCGCAGCCGCGTCTATCAG ATGATCCTGGAGCGCAGGGCCAACAGCCGGGTTCCCAGAGAGAAAGGCGTGGGGGGCACACCCCCGGGCGCAGAGCCCggcgcccccccgccccaggcgcACCTGCTCAGAGCCAGCGCCGCCCCTCCGCCCGCCCCGGGCTCTTCCACGCGGAACCCCGGACGCAGACCTCAGAGCGGCCCGACTCAGCGGGCCGCGCCGG ACGTTGCCTGCGGAGCCAAGAACCTTCCGCGGCAGAACTCGGCCCCTCTGCTCCAGCCTCCGCCCCCACGAGGTCTCGGGAGAGGGGAGAGGCCCCCTGGGGCGACGCCGGAGGCCCCCTCGTGG GTGAAGCCCAGTGGCAAGGGGGCGGCGCCCTCCCTCGCCAGGCAGGCCGCCGCCCAGGTGGCCATCCAGGCCCTAGTCCGGAGCGACGGGAACCCGGGCCGAGAGCTGCGCGCCAGCGGCGCGCAACGG GTCCCTCGCGGGCTTCCCGCGGACGGACGGCCGGAGCCCCGGCCCGGCCGGAGGATGTTCAGCGCCTCGGCCTCGCAGGGGGTCCAGGACGCCGCAAGGGCTGCGCTCGGGGGCTACTCTCAAGCGTACGGTACCGTCTGCCGCTCGGCACTGGGCCGCCTGCCGCTGCTCCTGGGTCCCCGCGCCTAA
- the LOC131827781 gene encoding uncharacterized protein LOC131827781 isoform X1, with amino-acid sequence MDVVRTSSSWISKVVPSLLLPAWAVGSGASLSQPAEAGVGIAFGACGGLWTLGILLFVTLFLTNRGRAQRFLRGQPWLWELTHIVAWTWAFHVGLTVNLVWVWYRFQGLDRSQRTLWTDRLSWILLTFLPTVPLAVVITVSAVLLIKGRAMGRRERRGHWRRTWCSPALPWEEPPASHETKTKHQEIREAGTAANPVPLEPSLGTRD; translated from the exons ATGGACGTGGTCCGCACCTCCAGCTCCTGGATCTCTAAAGTCGtcccctctctcctgctgcccGCGTGGGCTGTGGGCTCAG GGGCGTCTCTGAGCCAGCCTGCGGAGGCTGGCGTGGGCATCGCCTTCGGGGCCTGCGGGGGCCTCTGGACACTGGGCATCCTTCTGTTTGTCACCCTCTTCCTCACAAACAGAG GGAGGGCACAGCGCTTCCTGCGGGGGCAGCCGTGGCTGTGGGAGCTGACACACATCGTGGCCTGGACCTGGGCATTCCACGTGGGGCTGACCGTAAACCTGGTGTGGGTCTGGTACAGGTTCCAAG GGCTTGACCGCAGCCAGAGGACGCTCTGGACAGACAGACTCTCCTGGATCTTGCTCACGTTCCTGCCCACCGTCCCCTTGGCTGTGGTGATCACCGTCAGTGCTGTGCTTCTGATCAAGGGGCGAG CCATGGGAAGAAGGGAGCGTCGGGGACACTGGAGGAGAACGTGGTGCTcgccagccctgccctgggaggAGCCACCTGCGAGCCATGAAACCAAGACAAAGCACCAAGAAATCCGGGAGGCTGGCACGGCTGCAAACCCCGTGCCCCTGGAGCCCTCACTTGGCACCAGAGATTAA
- the MAPK15 gene encoding mitogen-activated protein kinase 15 isoform X3, whose product MCAAEVDHHVAQRYLLKRRLGKGAYGIVWKAVDRRTGEVVAIKKIFDAFRDKTDAQRTFREITLLQELGDHPNIIRLLDVIRAENDRDIYLVFESMDTDLNAVICKGRLLKDTHKRYIIYQLLRATKFIHSGHVIHRDQKPSNVLLDSSCLVKLCDFGLARSLGDLPEGPEGQALTDYVATRWYRAPEVLLSSSWYTPGVDMWSLGCILGEMLRGRPLFPGTSTLHQLELILETIPPPSKEGAPGPTPCSVHPPADLLALGSSYSASILPCLRAWGLLVFAPDKRLSAAQALQHPYVQRFHCPAREWTLDSAVRLPVLEGVQLSAPEYRSRVYQMILERRANSRVPREKGVGGTPPGAEPGAPPPQAHLLRASAAPPPAPGSSTRNPGRRPQSGPTQRAAPDVACGAKNLPRQNSAPLLQPPPPRGLGRGERPPGATPEAPSWVKPSGKGAAPSLARQAAAQVAIQALVRSDGNPGRELRASGAQRVPRGLPADGRPEPRPGRRMFSASASQGVQDAARAALGGYSQAYGTVCRSALGRLPLLLGPRA is encoded by the exons ATGTGCGCGGCGGAGGTGGACCACCACGTAGCCCAGCGATACCTGCTCAAGAGGCGGCTGGGGAAAGGG GCCTATGGCATCGTGTGGAAGGCAGTGGATAGGAGGACTGGCGAGGTCGTGGCCATCAAGAAAATCTTCGATGCCTTTAGAGATAAGACGGATGCGCAG AGAACGTTCCGGGAAATCACGCTGCTCCAG GAACTGGGGGACCATCCCAACATCATCCGCCTCCTGGATGTGATCCGGGCGGAGAATGACAGGGACATTTACCTCGTGTTTGAGTCTATGG ACACAGATCTGAACGCCGTCATCTGTAAGGGCAGGCTGCTGAAGGACACCCACAAACGCTACATCATCTACCAGCTGCTGCGGGCCACCAAGTTCATCCACTCGGGACATGTCATCCACCGGGACCAGAAG CCGTCCAACGTTCTCCTGGACTCCAGCTGCTTGGTGAAGCTCTGCGACTTTGGTCTCGCCCGCTCCCTTGGTGACCTCCCTGAGGGGCCTGAGGGCCAGGCCCTGACAGATTACGTGGCCACGCGCTGGTACCGGGCTCCCGAGGTGCTGCTGTCCTCCAGCTG GTACACCCCCGGGGTGGACATGTGGAGTCTGGGCTGCATCCTGGGAGAGATGCTGCGGGGAAGGCCCCTGTTCCCAGGCACGTCCACGCTGCACCAGCTGGAGCTCATCCTGGAGACCATCCCGCCGCCGTCCAAGGAGG GCGCTCCCGGTCCCACCCCATGTTCCGTCCACCCACCTGCAGACCTCCTGGCTCTTGGCTCAAGCTACAGTGCCTCGATCCTGCCCTGCCTACGGGCCTG GGGCCTCCTGGTATTTGCCCCGGACAAGCGGCTCAGCGCAGCCCAGGCACTGCAGCACCCCTACGTGCAGAG GTTCCACTGCCCGGCCCGTGAGTGGACCCTGGATTCGGCTGTGCGGCTCCCAGTGCTCGAAGGAGTTCAGCTCTCAGCCCCCGAGTATCGCAGCCGCGTCTATCAG ATGATCCTGGAGCGCAGGGCCAACAGCCGGGTTCCCAGAGAGAAAGGCGTGGGGGGCACACCCCCGGGCGCAGAGCCCggcgcccccccgccccaggcgcACCTGCTCAGAGCCAGCGCCGCCCCTCCGCCCGCCCCGGGCTCTTCCACGCGGAACCCCGGACGCAGACCTCAGAGCGGCCCGACTCAGCGGGCCGCGCCGG ACGTTGCCTGCGGAGCCAAGAACCTTCCGCGGCAGAACTCGGCCCCTCTGCTCCAGCCTCCGCCCCCACGAGGTCTCGGGAGAGGGGAGAGGCCCCCTGGGGCGACGCCGGAGGCCCCCTCGTGG GTGAAGCCCAGTGGCAAGGGGGCGGCGCCCTCCCTCGCCAGGCAGGCCGCCGCCCAGGTGGCCATCCAGGCCCTAGTCCGGAGCGACGGGAACCCGGGCCGAGAGCTGCGCGCCAGCGGCGCGCAACGG GTCCCTCGCGGGCTTCCCGCGGACGGACGGCCGGAGCCCCGGCCCGGCCGGAGGATGTTCAGCGCCTCGGCCTCGCAGGGGGTCCAGGACGCCGCAAGGGCTGCGCTCGGGGGCTACTCTCAAGCGTACGGTACCGTCTGCCGCTCGGCACTGGGCCGCCTGCCGCTGCTCCTGGGTCCCCGCGCCTAA